A genomic window from Vigna radiata var. radiata cultivar VC1973A chromosome 2, Vradiata_ver6, whole genome shotgun sequence includes:
- the LOC106756284 gene encoding general transcription factor IIE subunit 1 isoform X2, producing MVDHYNKLVKLAARAFYDDLTSKGENQPKSGRSDNRGIAVVILDALTRRQWVREEDLAKDLKLHTKQLRRTLRFFEEEKIITREYRRETAKGAKLYSAATAATVDAQLTGKEGEEKVKLHTHSYCCLDYAQIYDVVRYRIHRMKKLLKDELDNKNTIEEYICTKCGKRYNALDALRLVSFEDDDFHCESCNGKLEVESDKFVVQEGADGDDNARRRRHEKLKDMLQKMEIQLKPLMDQLSRVKDLPVPEFGSLLAWEARASAMGRAANGDMAGDSKISQLGYNGAPMPYSGDTKVVVDFNGTEGNRHDVKSETESSSLKVLPPWMIKSGMVLTKEQRGEVKEEIKMDGTSTSTSAQYSDDKKSTVDHDDKKNIQDEYIKAYYAALLKQQHEMEASRKQDLSDTFTENDPSSHASIRQVGIKSKREEDDDDDGTDWEQAPVAAGNENYKVNDLNVQADVAPADVDEDEDVDWEEG from the exons ATGGTCGATCACTACAACAA GTTGGTTAAACTAGCTGCGAGGGCTTTTTATGATGATCTAACGAGTAAAGGAGAGAATCAACCTAAATCGGGAAGGAGTGATAACAGAGGAATCGCTGTAGTGATTCTCGATGCCCTCACAAG GCGACAATGGGTCAGAGAAGAAGATTTGGCAAAAGATCTCAAATTACACACAAAACAACTTCGCCGAACTCTGCGGTTTTTTGAAGAGGAGAAGATCATTACTAGAGAATATAGAAGAGAG ACAGCAAAAGGAGCCAAATTGTATAGTGCTGCTACAGCTGCTACAGTTGATGCTCAACTGACTGGAAAAGAGGGAGAAGAGAAGGTCAAGTTACACACACACTCTTACTGTTGTCTAGATTATGCACAG ATATATGATGTGGTTAGGTACAGAATCCATCGCATGAAGAAGCTGTTGAAAGATGAATTGGACAACAAGAACACAATTGAAGAATATATCTGTACAAAGTGTGGAAAAAG ATACAATGCTCTGGATGCATTGCGGTTAGTATCTTTTGAAGATGACGACTTCCATTGTGAAAGTTGTAATGGAAAACTTGAGGTAGAAAGTGACAAGTTTGTTGTTCAAGAAGGGGCTGATGGAGATGATAATGCAAGAAGACGACGACATGAAAAGTTAAAAGACATGCTTCAAAAGATGGAG ATACAGCTCAAGCCTTTAATGGACCAACTCAGCAGGGTGAAAGATTTGCCAGTTCCAGAATTTGGTAGTCTCCTAGCATGGGAAGCTCGAGCTAGTGCTATGGGGCGTGCAGCCAACGGAGATATGGCTGGTGATTCTAAAATTTCTCAGCTTGGATATAATGGAGCACCAATGCCTTATAGTGGGGATACTAAG GTTGTGGTGGACTTCAATGGGACTGAAGGCAATAGACATGATGTTAAGTCTGAAACTGAAAGTTCATCTCTAAAGGTTTTGCCACCATGGATGATAAAATCAGGGATGGTTCTTACAAAAGAACAACGAGGAGAGGtgaaagaggaaataaaaatgGATGGGACTTCAACTTCCACATCAGCACAGTACTCGGATGACAAGAAATCAACGGTTGatcatgatgataaaaaaaatatacag GATGAGTATATCAAGGCTTATTATGCTGCCCTGCTTAAACAACAACATGAAATGGAAGCTTCTAGAAAACAAGACTTGTCAGATACATTTACTGAAAATGATCCTTCTAGCCATGCTTCTATTCGTCAAGTTGGCATCAAATCAAAACgtgaggaagatgatgatgatgatggtacAGACTGGGAGCAAGCTCCAGTTGCAG CTGGAAATGAAAATTACAAGGTCAATGATTTGAATGTTCAAGCTGATGTTGCTCCAGCAGATGTCGATGAAGACGAAGATGTGGACTGGGAGGAAGGTTGA
- the LOC106756284 gene encoding general transcription factor IIE subunit 1 isoform X1: MVDHYNKLVKLAARAFYDDLTSKGENQPKSGRSDNRGIAVVILDALTRRQWVREEDLAKDLKLHTKQLRRTLRFFEEEKIITREYRRETAKGAKLYSAATAATVDAQLTGKEGEEKVKLHTHSYCCLDYAQIYDVVRYRIHRMKKLLKDELDNKNTIEEYICTKCGKRYNALDALRLVSFEDDDFHCESCNGKLEVESDKFVVQEGADGDDNARRRRHEKLKDMLQKMEIQLKPLMDQLSRVKDLPVPEFGSLLAWEARASAMGRAANGDMAGDSKISQLGYNGAPMPYSGDTKVVVDFNGTEGNRHDVKSETESSSLKVLPPWMIKSGMVLTKEQRGEVKEEIKMDGTSTSTSAQYSDDKKSTVDHDDKKNIQDEYIKAYYAALLKQQHEMEASRKQDLSDTFTENDPSSHASIRQVGIKSKREEDDDDDGTDWEQAPVAGTGNENYKVNDLNVQADVAPADVDEDEDVDWEEG; encoded by the exons ATGGTCGATCACTACAACAA GTTGGTTAAACTAGCTGCGAGGGCTTTTTATGATGATCTAACGAGTAAAGGAGAGAATCAACCTAAATCGGGAAGGAGTGATAACAGAGGAATCGCTGTAGTGATTCTCGATGCCCTCACAAG GCGACAATGGGTCAGAGAAGAAGATTTGGCAAAAGATCTCAAATTACACACAAAACAACTTCGCCGAACTCTGCGGTTTTTTGAAGAGGAGAAGATCATTACTAGAGAATATAGAAGAGAG ACAGCAAAAGGAGCCAAATTGTATAGTGCTGCTACAGCTGCTACAGTTGATGCTCAACTGACTGGAAAAGAGGGAGAAGAGAAGGTCAAGTTACACACACACTCTTACTGTTGTCTAGATTATGCACAG ATATATGATGTGGTTAGGTACAGAATCCATCGCATGAAGAAGCTGTTGAAAGATGAATTGGACAACAAGAACACAATTGAAGAATATATCTGTACAAAGTGTGGAAAAAG ATACAATGCTCTGGATGCATTGCGGTTAGTATCTTTTGAAGATGACGACTTCCATTGTGAAAGTTGTAATGGAAAACTTGAGGTAGAAAGTGACAAGTTTGTTGTTCAAGAAGGGGCTGATGGAGATGATAATGCAAGAAGACGACGACATGAAAAGTTAAAAGACATGCTTCAAAAGATGGAG ATACAGCTCAAGCCTTTAATGGACCAACTCAGCAGGGTGAAAGATTTGCCAGTTCCAGAATTTGGTAGTCTCCTAGCATGGGAAGCTCGAGCTAGTGCTATGGGGCGTGCAGCCAACGGAGATATGGCTGGTGATTCTAAAATTTCTCAGCTTGGATATAATGGAGCACCAATGCCTTATAGTGGGGATACTAAG GTTGTGGTGGACTTCAATGGGACTGAAGGCAATAGACATGATGTTAAGTCTGAAACTGAAAGTTCATCTCTAAAGGTTTTGCCACCATGGATGATAAAATCAGGGATGGTTCTTACAAAAGAACAACGAGGAGAGGtgaaagaggaaataaaaatgGATGGGACTTCAACTTCCACATCAGCACAGTACTCGGATGACAAGAAATCAACGGTTGatcatgatgataaaaaaaatatacag GATGAGTATATCAAGGCTTATTATGCTGCCCTGCTTAAACAACAACATGAAATGGAAGCTTCTAGAAAACAAGACTTGTCAGATACATTTACTGAAAATGATCCTTCTAGCCATGCTTCTATTCGTCAAGTTGGCATCAAATCAAAACgtgaggaagatgatgatgatgatggtacAGACTGGGAGCAAGCTCCAGTTGCAG GTACTGGAAATGAAAATTACAAGGTCAATGATTTGAATGTTCAAGCTGATGTTGCTCCAGCAGATGTCGATGAAGACGAAGATGTGGACTGGGAGGAAGGTTGA
- the LOC106755862 gene encoding uncharacterized protein LOC106755862, which produces MDSTKQQAQKFLVTVTAVLAVLAKRASRLPRKLKAAAPPKDEWRIELRSPKKLLSNIGGKTLPFLPKRSKKKRGEEDWGNGGVWQKTILMGDKCEPLDFSGVIYYDSNGKQVNEMPLRSPRSSPVPGYYFIRHREHRDHHP; this is translated from the coding sequence ATGGACTCCACGAAGCAACAGGCACAGAAGTTCCTGGTGACGGTGACCGCGGTGCTGGCCGTGCTTGCGAAGCGAGCGAGCCGGCTGCCGCGGAAGCTGAAGGCGGCGGCGCCGCCGAAGGATGAGTGGAGGATCGAACTGCGGTCGCCGAAGAAGCTTCTGAGCAACATAGGCGGTAAAACGCTGCCGTTTCTGCCGAAGAGGAGCAAGAAGAAGCGCGGCGAGGAGGATTGGGGGAACGGCGGGGTGTGGCAGAAGACGATTCTGATGGGGGACAAGTGCGAGCCGTTGGATTTCTCGGGCGTAATCTATTACGATAGTAACGGGAAACAGGTGAACGAGATGCCTCTAAGGTCGCCACGCTCAAGTCCCGTGCCCGGGTATTACTTCATCCGCCACCGGGAACACCGCGACCACCACCCCTGA